Within Canis aureus isolate CA01 chromosome 34, VMU_Caureus_v.1.0, whole genome shotgun sequence, the genomic segment GAGAGGCAGCCTGGGTGTTTTAGACACCTGTTGGGTGTTTTAGACAACCTTCACAAACCCCTGGCCACTTGCTTCCAGGTCTCCTGGCTTCACTGGGTCCTaggccctccctgccaccccaaaGAGTAAAATACCCTGGGGAACTGATACAAAGGGAAGGAGGCCACTTAGGGTGCAGGttaaagtggggtgggggggtgggggttgaaaTAAGGTCAGGTGTTAGTGCAGGGCCGGGCATAGGCCTGAGACACTCTTTCTGCGCTCCTGCCTGGATTCCCTTCAGGGCTGTCTCAAGGAGTGCTCTTTGGTGTAAAAGGAGTATGGACCTGCTGGGTCCATGGGGATCTTCCAGGGAATGGGTTCTGGGCAGTATTTCCTCTAGGGACTGCTTTCAGCCCAAGCCCACAGGTCAAGGCCCAACTTTCCTTCAGTCCCCATCCAGGTGTGCAGTCCCTTGTTGGGAGGCACTCTATAGGACTGCCTCCTACCCTAACCCAAATCCTCCCACTGCTTCTGGCCCACCCCTGCCTTCTCATTGTAGGGTGCACACCCAGGCAGTGACAAGCAGGAGGTTCTGAGGAAGGAATACAAGGGTGGGTATCATCTAGAAAGCACTAAAGAGTACATGCTGCTAAATACATCAGCTGTCAACGCTGTGTAGGATGTAATGAAGTTTAACCACAACAGTCAGCGGTTAGAGACGggggtagaaaaagaaaaatggaaaacagtcaTATGTGCATGCTGCTGGGACACTCATGCAGTGGCATTTTGTTTTCAGCAACTTTTTCTAGACAAATATCCCTTATGCCTTCCAGCCATCACCCTTCAGGGgaagacaaaaagcaaaataaaccctATTCTGAGACTGAAACTGCTGGGCTCTAATCCAGTAACATAGTAATGTGCTGGTTACAATTAAgtaaccaccccccccccaatgccAACCCccgccatacacacacacacacacacacacacacacacacacgaatacaCACAAAAGGATGATCATATGAATTCAAAGTTAGAGGAACACCAGGAGCCAAACTGCCTTATTCTGATTCCATTCAATAGATAGCTCCCAAATCAACTTTCTTACCATGATGCCAAATTTCTGGATGTCCATGAAAGTAAGATCCTATTCCATGCCCCACAAAATGTGGACAGACTTGCAAACCATTCTGATGAGTTATGTGGCTTTAAAAGGGATCAAACAAAATACTTAAATTAGGTAAGTTTTTAATGCATATTTAGATAAAGTCACTTTAAAATAgtctctaaaagagaaaaaaatcagttatactTAGAGTCGGATGATAACattaatatattcattattctggaataattaaaatttttaccatTGCATGCAATGACTCCCTTTGgataaaggaagataaaaggtATGTAACTTAACGTAGTAGTTTGCTTCATTTACCTTAGTACAGCATTCGAACAAGGCCTTTTAGACAACAAATGAGTGTGtgcgcacacatacacagattGGTATGCATAACCAAGATACCTGTGCATAGAATGCAGGTCATAAAAACTTGCCTGGTTTGTATAAGGTTTCACAAAAGACTGTGCAAATTACTAGTGATTTGGGAACTGAAGAGAGAAACCAAAATGCAATCTAGAAATGTGACCTCCTGCTTTTACAGTTTCCTTATTCTGGCCTATTTCAAAACATTATACATTTTAGAAACAGACATACTCACACAAAAGGTCAAATCTTGTTGTCACTATTCTTGAAATACTCCAAAACTTTGTGATCATTTGGGATTTCCACTCAAGACCTAGGTCATTAACAAAATTCACACCGAGTGCTTATAATCACCGTGATGCCTCAGAGAAGCCAGTATTGTGATTCCTAATTCTTAATGCTTTATTAGTTCTTTCTACATGCAAATGTACTGGGTTCCATAAATGAAGTCTGGCATATAGAATCCAACCCTAAAATCTTCACCTAAAAGTTAAGAAGTTGTTTTTGAAATCAGGTGAACACATTCATTTCTAGGAGCACGAGAAAGATAAGAGCATATAAATCAttaacaatttatattttcatgcgGATGAGGGGCATAGCaccttaaccctaaccataacaaTGGATCAGGATTTATAGgactattatttaaattcttatcAAAGTCCAAGTTCTTAGATCCCAAACTAGAGTTTCCAATAGACCCTAGGTTTAGTTGAACATGAACTCAAAGGCAGCATCTCTGTAAGCATTTGTGTCAGTACACTTATTTCTGAACATGTTTAACTTTCATCTCCAGACCTGCAAGATACCTTCCCATAGACCAGGATGTCACTATAAAAAGCAGATGGACAGCCTCTCATTCAGATTTAATTTCCATGTAACCGATAGTGCAGAAATAGGTAAGCCATGCATGTGTCGATGACAGGAATAAGTCAACATTTATATCTCTTAAAGTTGTACTTTATGGTTATAgttatttctgtgtctctttgcACATGGGGCAGGTGGTATAAAAACTTTTCAAGGTGTTTCTATTTGTACCACACAATTTCTGAATAAAAACAGAGAACGGAAAGTGGATAGAAGGTAGAGAGAGATTATTAGATAAAGACAATAATcatctagacttttttttttacaagaatggGTTCTACCTAAACCTATAAATTATGTGACTTCAGACCCAACACACCTCAACGATTCTAAAGAAGATTCAATATAAACcgttctattttctttccttaaaagaaaaaaaaaaaaaaaacccacctaggATCTAACTGATTGGCAGGCATCACGGCTACATCTTAAATGTGTGTTACAATGgcaatcttcattttaatttctgatgagaggaaaggaagaaagcccACTCGGAAAAAACACTTGGGGTCCCTCCGCCATCACACCTCTCATTCCTCTTCATAAAAGAAGCTGTGCAATTACAAGTGGCTAAAGATATTTGAGTGCATTCTCCTACAACAATTTACTGCCTGGATCCTGCTGGAACTTATGGTTACAGGAGTATCATAGAATGGATGTGTCATGAATGCCAAGGTCAGGATTTCACAGCCGggtggaaagaggaaaagaactgGACAAATTTCGCTCAGTGCCTTGGCTGAGCACCCATCTCAATGCTTGATTCCCAGGAGCTAAGTATATATTTCTGGTCTGCTTTTCAGGGTATTTCCCTTTTGGATTTGTAGTGAGCTTTTTAACACATACTTACTGGGACTAAATGGGATAAGATCTCACTAATGTTTCTAACTACTATTTAAAATCATGCCCCTTCTACTATTTTGGCATATAGGGGAAGCACGAGATTATGTACCCTGACTCTAGGCTAGAAACCCGACTTCCTAGAGCCAACCCGAATGACCTGTAGTAGCAAATTCCACTTTACCATGAAAGCAAGTAGTGGTAACCCTGACTGTAGCCCACGGGAAGGTGGAGCATGTGTGCTTCTCCTAACTGGTGTGTTGAGGGAGATGGAAACAATGGGGCAAGTAGGGGTGCCCAAGAGATGCCGAGGCTGCTCCCCCAGCACCAGCCGTCACAGGGCCATGCCCGCCTCTGAGCAGAGGGTCTTGCTGCCCTGGACATTCCACTCAGGAGGATCTGCCTTCTTTCTGCTGAAACCTACTGCACAGAATTCTCCTGGTATTAGCTGTTCTGTTCTGATTTCCTCTAAGTAAAAATCCTCTCAGACAGCATGACACTTACCCATGAGCCTGAGCGCATTTATGATTTGAAGTCCTTCACAGGGACTatttggggagggagaggaggggagcgAAGAAGACCTTGTACAAGTGTAGTTTCCGAACTTACTTTTAAATCATACTATTATTACAGTTCATGTTGCAGTTATGGTTCCCCTCTTCAGGAATTTCATCTTGTgaccattttcttccatttaattCCCTTTCTGAGGTTGTTTTCCTCAATTGGAAAGACTGTctagataaattaaaattcttaatatgcTTCAGCTACATTTTGTGACTAAGAATACATACCCCAAGAGGGCAGAGGAGGACTGTGGTTAAGTGCACACTcttctcaagaaataaaaattcacgTGGAAACAGTTTGATCACTATTTTTACCTGAATCCTATAAACAGCATTAATTTCCAAACGGTCACATCTCTAATTAAATGGCACCTGATTTTCCAAGTtcggtctttccagatttttatcTTAAACAGCAGTCTTAGGATGAAGGAATGTAGGAGTCCAAGGATTCCCTCTAATGACGAGGAATGTTTAAGTACAATTAGTAATATTTTTGAAAGCCAACGACCGTTTTCCAAATGAGTggtacatttttttgtttcaagctGGATCAcaaattactgtatttttcttaCAATAGCGCTGAACTTTTATTTGAGGTTTTCTGTTTCCGAAAAGCAGACATGATGGattgaaataaaagataatttattgcAGTGCTTACTTTCATGTGCAGAGAGAAGCAGTGTAATTGTAATTTACAGTAGCTGTCAAGAAAAATCCATCACAGATGACAttaaaatgacttattttgcCTGAGCCACTTATTGTTTAAATGTGCATAATCTAATagaaagagattatttttaaaaatctgctttataTTCTTCTAAATTAATATCAAAACATATACTTatgaattaaacattaaaaaccatttattgaTACTTTCATCATGACATTTACAACTataagtttaaattatttttgattgaACTGTCACATATTTGGGATGCATGAATCTACACATTCACAATATTCTCATATGTACAGATCATATCATCTAGAGAACATGTGAATATACagctttagaaataatttaaagcaaATGGAAGTGCAGTGCATGTAATAACACTGTAACCTAAAGATCACTAGCCATCCTCATGAAGCAAAAGGGCACACAGGGAGCCCTTTTCATTAAACTATTTTAGCCAGTACGCCTTCAGAGACATCCTCCTACCTTTACAGGCTTCAGAGAATTTCAAAATTTCCTATAAAGATCACTGGGGTTTTGGTAACACACTCCTAATAAAAGAAGCTTGAATGTTCTTTTCATGGTGTATCAGTAGAGGGAGGCTATGCAAAAGACGgtgaatatcttaaaataaatgagactGGGTTGAAAGATGTTTGTAAACCTTCATCTGTAATGATTCCAAGTACTTTTGGCTTAAAGGTGgagattgtttgtttatttactccgTTGAGATTTTGCCTGaatgagaaaaggcaaaataatacaTGTCCAGAAACACTGGCTCAACATTTGTTAGTCCCTGGTGGCAGACGTAAGCCATCTAAATAATGAAATGTATCAGGGTAAAAGTAAAAAGTTCATTGTCTATTATTTTTCACATAGTTTTGTAAGTGTAGTTGTTGGGACTGATCTGATTTTCAAAGGAGCTTATACATGCAAATTCATACTCTGCAAAAACTGACCTTTGCACCCAGATAGCTAAAATCCAATGTCACTTTCAATtctactcttcttcttcttcttccttttcttttttttttttatgtagctaGAATTAATGTAGTGAATATGTAATGAAATGCATTATCCTGCATGGAGATTTATCAGATTTTCCGACTGAATGCTATGCTTTGCTAGTACTAGCTGGAGTTCACCTGCATGTTGGTGTGGCGTGTGGCTCTTTTTTGTAAAGAGTTAAGTCGTACAcaaaaaaagggaacaaaggtCAGCACCCAGCCGCCACTTGaatgtgagatttttctttttattccccttGATGTATACTAGGCTCTGTGTTATTAGTCTTAATGATGGAAAATTGTAGTGTTgatacaaatctttttttcaaagtagTAGGCGGGAGCTCCATTTGTTAGTAAGTTTTTTTGTGACTAAAAGCCACGGACAGTACATTTATGTAGCAGTAAAAGGCCTAGATGCTCTTTCCATAGCAGAGCTAATTATTCCTACTGTGACCTTACTGATCTAGCCTGTTCCTAGCACATCTCATCTGCACGCCTGTTCCTCTGTGTAGATGGTGTCAGAGAATATGAAAAACCCTATAATGAAACCATTTTCATGATGGAGAAAGGCTACTGGAGTTGCACTTGCTACAAAGAGGCTCAATTATATGAGTAATTGTGATAATTTTCTACATTCATAgccttcaatggggaaaaaagaatgagagccACAAAGGAAAATTACTTTAACAAGAAAGTACAGAGagtaaaaatggaagaagagacaaaaaggggaaaaaataaccagaaaaaaagtttaaaaaatagatctggaGGGAGGAATAGCGAGACAGGGAGAACAACAGAAATGCTCAAAAGCCCATGTGCAGCTGTGTTGcacaattaaattgaatttttttttctgcagttgATGAATGTGACTACTGCAAATGTGCCTCTGTAGTTAGCTATCATTTGTTGTTCCGTGACAGGAAAAGGATAATTACCTCTCAGAGAGAATCAAAGGCTGACATGCCCTTTAGACACAGCCATGAATGCAGAGCTCGATAGAATGCTTGAATAAGAATCTAGTGTTCTCTGCCCCCTTCGACTGAagaataaattttgttaaaatgcaagaGCACCACCAGTAAATTTGTTGAACCCTAGGTGTTCAAAAATATGAGATACATCTATCGACTCATcccatttgcaaaaataaaactgcattttgaattcatttctaTTATATTCATGGACAGTAAGATAGTGAGATATGCATTAAATTTCTTTTCCCAGTAGGGGTCTGATTCAACATTTCCTATGAAAGAACAGAGAGACACTATCCTTTTTTCCCAGGCTAGTTAGCCTATAATTTAAAACTGTCAAAAACACAATTTTGTTCAAAGTCTTCAATAAAAGCTTCTCAGATATAACCCAAAGAGATTTTACTAAAGTTTGATTCAGACAttgttacaatatttttaaagccataaatACATTTAACTGATATTTTACTgccttttttcttaaagtatttgaGGGCTTACGAAGAAAAAAGGCAGCATCTTTTCAAGGTGACTAAGCCTTCCATCCTTTAGACAAACGGGAAGTATTCAATGGTTCTTATTAATGAGAACAGTACTTTTGAAGGTACTGATGTGATCATCTTTAACAAAATGcattacttttaaatgaaaacacatattcTGTATGTCTACTCCAAAACAATtatgggggtaaaaaaaaaaaaaaaaaagatctcaaagtAGGTAACAGATTACGGGGAAAGGCTGGAATTCAGAAAATACACATACACTCAAAAAGCAAACCTAGTATATACTGTTTGGAAAATAAACAATGGTTTACAGGAAAAATGTAGAGAAGGATGTAGGCTCACCCTTTCAGCCTGTTTGCTAATCCACTGATTTGAAAGGTAAGGCTTCCTTGAGCCAATGTTTTTTATCTTTGTATCACAGGAATAGATTTCACTTCATTCCTTTATAAAATTTAGCTTTCCTCCCGTTTCATTATCCAAGAGTTTGGGATGCTTATCCCCTTCCTACGTACTTTCTTCCACGTTTGGTGTGATTTTGAGGAAAGCAACGCTCCAGACCTATATGTTGAGCTAAAACTAAAGGAGTCATATAAATATTGCTTGCTGCTCCTGTAAGTTTCCTGCTGACCCTAGTATAATtcactgttttaaaatcttttttttttttttttttttttttaacccagggAACAGCATTGCAGCTTGGCAGTTCATATACTGATATCAGACTGAAATGATGGTTCTGAATCATAAAACATGTCATCAACTTTGTACCAAGCCACCAATAACCTTTGTACCATTTGCCAACCCTCCCTTTACTTGTCAGTGTCAGGCTTACCTGATTGTGTTTCCAATTACAGAGAAGGGAGCCCCCGCTCTGCAAGCTGCAATCGCTTCATCTCTACACCTCCTGGCAACCTCCACTAACTTTTTACCACATTCATCCACATTGCCCACCAAAAACGTTTCAGAGGTGTCTCCATGGTAGCCATTGTAATAGACCTAAACAcaggcaaacatttaaaaatatggccttgtttttaaaaatgtactctcCCAAAGTATATATTgtgttcatttatgtatttagtaGATTCATAGGTTTCACTCTTCCAGAATTACTTTCAAGTTTCCCTACAAAAGAAAGATATGCTTCTGAATTTGccttcagaaattaaaaagatgaagCCATACAATGAtgtcacaaaatttaaaaataaatacgtaACTAGAATGGCTATTTCAGCATTATGATTAGCAATGCTGGTATAATATTTTGATTCCTCACTTCATTTCTGGGAAGACAAAACTACATATTCATAAATTAGTGACTAAAGACACTGACCCACAATTACTACAATAGGTCTAGAGGGCCTAGAAGTATTTAACACAGTGAAAAGTTTCTTCAGTGTCAGAAAGATACTTGATCTTTTATTTACTAATTCTGCACTTGGAAGTGATAGataataagaaatgaaatagacACGTCAGTATTAGACAGTGGGAGAATTTAGTTCCAAGAACTGAAGTGATTCAATATGGGAATGAAATATGTTATAGAAAGATCCTGTCTGGAAGTGAAACTTTAGTCAAATGTTCCAGATAGCAGAATGTTAACAGGAAACACTACACATGGGGGTTTAAAGGATTAAGATATAACAAAATAAGCTTaagaataaaattacagaaaatataattttatcagtCGTTAATGATTCAGTAGGCACTATAGGATCTTGAAAAATACCAGATTCGTTATAAACGTCAATAGTCAACAAAACATGATAATAAATATAGAAGGTGGAAGACACTGTTGAATACTGATCCTTAGATATAGCACGGAAATTGTCATTTTGCATTCATTTGATCTATGtgattatttttcacatttctctttctcatgcaGAATGCAGAAActtataaaaaagatatttatctgAGCTTTCTATTTTAATACTGAGTCAATGTCTTAAACCTGTATATTAttctgtgctaaaaaaaaaaaatactctactaCACTCTGTAAGGGAAGCAGGAAACATCTTTATTCGGTCTCCACTTTATAAGTCAGAAGCCTGGGCATAAACAGGTAACTTGTCTAAGGTTAGCGGCAGAACACAGAGGTAGATCCAGATTAACATGATGGATTATTGGCTTCGAATCAAATGTTTTCTCTACTATGTCAAATGACCTTAATTACCTCCAATAGAGTAGTGTTTTATACATTCATTCCCATTTGCAAACCAAGAAAGTACAAGTTTGATTTTATACACAAATACATTATAGTCACTAATATgagtaattgtttttaaagatgtctaATCCAGTGTTTACATAACTGTTATTTaggttaaaaatattcttaaaaatctttgttttttatattactttttgcTAGCTTTCAAAATGTGTGAAAGAttcaatatatatgaaaataacaaTACTTTTGAAAGTCTATGGCAGTTATCTAAAATTAGGGTTTGTGCTTacaaactatttttgttttgtacttcattcattaaacaaatatttattgagcaactactctAGGCATCTcacaatttgttttttaacatttgacTTTCTAGGGGGAAAGCGGTCTGTTTTCTTGTGATATACTAGATGTAAACAATTATAAAATGCATGAGGAATATTTTCTGATAGAAGTATAGGATCTGATAATGGAATCTTTCACTTAACAACATATCTCAAAAGAAGCAGAATTTGTGgggaggagtaaaaaaaaaaaaagaaatatgatttatTAAGATAGTGACCTATATGTTTTCTTGACTCTTTCGCATTTCTAGACACTTGAAATATTATATGTTGCTTTATGAGTTTTGCAACTGTGAAATATTTGaatgttaaaaatgtattaaaagtcttcaggaaacagaaaaggcaTGAGATAGTCTCTTTGTATGCACTGGAAGCAGTAGGAAAGTGTTCTGATTTCCTTTAAAAGTAGCAATATTTTATTAGAGGGTGATTaggtgagataataaatgtaaaacccCCAAATCAGTTACAATTGAATGAAAAGTatgtcatgaaaaatattttatttcaggtaTACTTCATAAAATATCTCCTTCTATATGATTCTGAGTTGGAAAGATAAACCAACAGAATATATGTGAAGCAAATGTTCAAGTATTCTAAGTAGGGCAAAATGATATATGAAAGAGTAGCAGCAATAAAAGAATCTTTGGCTCTATCATCATACAAACTGATACGCAGAAAAGAGGGTGAGTTAATTTAAGCAACTAAAAATTTGACCGAACTCAACTACTGGACGCCAATTTCTACTTCATTCCCATGCTATCTAAATTCATGGTCTGGATACAAAATAACTACTATGGAAAATATTTCCTCAGTTGTCCATCTCAACTAGTTCTCACCAgatgattaaattttatttatatatttaaaacttatttattaatcagatgcagagaatttatttataaCCTACATAATCCAGAGGGACCGTTACAAAGTTTCTTAGTAAAATCAACTGTCAAAGCACAAATAATCCAAGAAAAAGATAGAGGTTGTACAATTTGAAGTTCCCATGTCAAATTACTTTGGGTTGTTATTTAAAAGCACGGTTGTTAAACCAGTTGGTAAAAAGTCAGGTTCAGAGAGAAAACCACTCGGCTTGCAAGCTCCGAGTTCAAGACTCTCTCTATCCTCCATACCACCAATGGAACACGACGTTACCCTTCAGGGATTTTAATAAATCTAAGGAACACTGCTAGCAAAAGAGTTGCTGTCCAAATAGACTGACACACACAGGCCAATGTAGCCCCTAATGACAGAGTAAGATAATGACAGGCCCCACTCAAAATCAGCAGGAAGAGGAAGATCAATCTTGGCAGAGTGAAGGAAAAATGCTGGCTTTCTTCGCGTTAGCTCATCTCATACATATCTAGCTTCAGCAGCTGCCCAGTGCTGTGGTGCTCTGCATTAACTACACAGTGGATCAATAACAATTACACCTTCTCAAAAACATGACACATAGCAGGATTGGGTTGACATTTCACTTAGGCCAACATTGATCTCAGTGCATCTGATTCCAGCCCTAAATTCAAGTCAGGCCTGGGTTTACTTGGAATAAACACGGAgttaaagacaaaaaaggaaaccagCTGCTTGCGTCTGGGTCTAGAAGTAAACAGCACTTCCCTTGGTGCAGTTCACATTTTCAATCCACAATTCTTCCTGTTGCTACCAGCAATTCTGAAGTTGATCaaagactattttttatattatttactcACCGTGACATCAATGTTGATAATATCTCCATCCTGAAGAGGTCGACTGAAACGTAAACAGAATAGAAATGGTGATAGACAGATCTCAATAAAAGCAAcgtaaaaaataaatacctaagaCTATCACAGACCCGGTGAGTTTCAATGATAATTTGGAGTAGAAGAGGAATAAATAGAATAACTATATCTAATCTTTAAGTTATGTTAGTCACGTCAAATTTTCCAAGAAATACAGAATATGAACATATTGCcattgtttaaaaatctttttaaaattctttaaaaaatgtacttatcAGTTACTTTAATTTTGCAAGGAGCTGAAACAGTAGTTGATAACCTATATTTGCCTACATTTGGGGTTTTACCATTTATATGGTTGAAATCTAAGAAGGCAAAAGAAGTATTTCATGAACCAGGACCTTTTTGGATTACACGCTGCTTCAACAAACATTAAATTATGTCCACTTAGAAGcaaaatacttcaaaatttttgttttaccaTAATCAGTTTCAAAAGTTTGCAGGTGGGTTTCAATTAAACTAGTGTCTTTCAACATATGTTATAGATCTTAGTTTCATGTTTTAGTTTCCAAAGGAAGAATATGTTATTAAGCAATGAATACCTGTCAGGAATACCATGACATAGCACGTTGTTTACAGAGGTACAAACAGATTTTGGAAAACCTCCATAGCCTAGAGGTGAGGGATAAGCATCATGACGGATGATTTCCTGATGGACAAGAGCATCTATCTCTTCAGTTGTCATGTCaacctaaaatattaaataaagaaattgtgTAGCAACAGTTGAAGACATTTCCTGCACTCACTGACCATGTCTATAGCTACAGCGCTTTTAGATGAGGCTGTATAGATTTACTGGGATAAACGTGTGATACAACATTTTAATTAATGGTgattaacattaaatatttaagttgTGCCTTTTGGACAATTCTTTGGGTATACGATGGCATTATGGGCTGTTAGGAAATGGAAACTCTAAACCCTAAGATGCTTTAAATTATCTGTGAGTCATTAAATGACATGACTCCCTTTGAGCCTGAACACTTCACAAATATGTTCTTAGGcaattccttcctcttcctcaagGGTTAGTGCCTCAGGCTAACTGAAGCttataaataaattctcaaaagtGTCTTCAGTTTAGATGACAGGGCTTGAAGAAGTAAGTCGGCCCACACCTTTTTATCTCAGCGAAAGCTCACACGGGCTTAGCAACAATGATGTGAAGATTAtagatcattattttaaaaactcagtctGATACATATTGTAGAAATTTGGTTTTCACAAATCTCGATTTCTTTCATGCCTAAATAAAcccattgtgttttttaaaaaatatgtctccCTTATCAGAAGGCATCCGATTGctctcaaactaaaaaaaaaaaaaaaaaaaaaaaaaaaaaaaaccctaaaattgaGTTTTACGAGTGCATGAGTTTACAAGTGTTCCGTAAACTCCTGAGtcctaaataaaattctaaaccaaaatcttttattaaatattgtgtTACTTGTTATTCACATCATGCTTAGTTATGTTGCTCTAACAAGTTCATTACACAGATGATACCCTAAGTGATTTCATCATGGAGATTCACTTCCTAAATTCTGCCCACCTTCTGGAAACTTCAGGcccgtacttttttttttttttcttttttaataaatgattctCATAAAGCAGGGGGCTTCAGATTATTCTGAAAGAACTAAATCTTGTAGTAAGACAGTTGTCTGTAATTACGTTTCTATATTACGCACAGCTTTGTGTATGTGCTCTAATCCTTCTTTGCAGAGCTAATGCAAGAAAATAGGAGACAAAGGATGAGGCCGAACAACTTTTCAGGCACAGAAATAACGTGGGGAATAAAAGCAGAAACTACAGGCAGGAATGAAGGGGCGGAAGTCAGAGCTGTCTGCCATTGATCACGCCGGACAGGCTGACTGGGCCCAAAGCCTCTCCGGAATCCTGCTACTTAAAACTGCATTTGGATTTTAAGCTACCTCTAGAACgaacacataaaataataaaatccctttccccccaccccaaggctTTACTTGATTTTTAACAAAGTGGATGTGTACAAAAGAAGAGttaaagggggagagggaagagaggagggctTGTTGTCCCTATGGAAGTCCAGAGGCTTGGTGAGACGCCACCTTTAAACTCTTCCCAGCCAGGAGGAGGACATGACGGGCCAGCTGACAAGCCTGACGAAGCCCTTGAATCTGATCTTCATTCTTAACTTCTATGCTGTCTCCCCAGTCGGGTACAATGCCTGTCGTCACATAGTCTGGCTTCTTTATGTGCTTGAGGAAAAAGGATTGAAAATGAAGATCAGAACCCAGCACACGACAATGGGATCAT encodes:
- the METAP1D gene encoding methionine aminopeptidase 1D, mitochondrial; its protein translation is MAAPSGVHLLVRRGCHRIFSSPFNHIYLHKQPSGQQRRNFFFRRQREISHSIVLPAAVSSAHPVPEHIKKPDYVTTGIVPDWGDSIEVKNEDQIQGLRQACQLARHVLLLAGKSLKVDMTTEEIDALVHQEIIRHDAYPSPLGYGGFPKSVCTSVNNVLCHGIPDSRPLQDGDIINIDVTVYYNGYHGDTSETFLVGNVDECGKKLVEVARRCRDEAIAACRAGAPFSVIGNTISHITHQNGLQVCPHFVGHGIGSYFHGHPEIWHHANDCDLLMEEGMAFTIEPIITEGSPEFQVLEDAWTVVSLDNQRSAQFEHTVLITSEGVQVLTKLPHEA